A region from the Mucilaginibacter sp. CSA2-8R genome encodes:
- a CDS encoding AraC family transcriptional regulator, which yields MEDQLILQHNFLYARGHRKTQSSEHYFPDHALGIMLSGESQYFSSEGTFIMKEDTVCLMRRNQLFKKLKKTGLNGEPPSLISLFLDQDILHRYATENEILKPSIYRGKAMIDLTGNIFLKAFFDSLLPYIDHPKKLTAKVAELKTYEAIELLLQTGNALQSFLFDFNEPHKIDLETYMNHHYKYNIPMSSFAQLTGRSLSTFKRDFAKIFVTTPEKWLQQKRLEQAYYLISNKKQRPSDVYLDVGFENLSHFSFAFKKQFGLTATELAAH from the coding sequence ATGGAAGACCAATTAATTCTTCAGCATAATTTCCTGTATGCGCGGGGTCACAGGAAGACGCAAAGCAGCGAACATTACTTTCCCGATCACGCTTTAGGCATTATGTTGTCCGGAGAGTCGCAGTATTTTTCAAGCGAAGGAACCTTCATCATGAAAGAGGATACCGTGTGTTTAATGCGGAGGAACCAGCTATTTAAAAAGCTCAAAAAAACAGGACTAAACGGAGAACCGCCTTCGTTGATCAGCCTATTTCTGGATCAAGACATTTTGCACCGATACGCAACCGAGAATGAGATCTTAAAACCCAGCATTTACAGAGGCAAAGCGATGATCGACTTGACAGGAAATATTTTTTTGAAAGCCTTTTTCGACTCGTTGCTGCCGTATATTGATCATCCCAAAAAGCTTACCGCAAAAGTAGCAGAATTGAAAACTTATGAGGCCATTGAGTTATTGCTTCAGACAGGTAATGCCTTGCAAAGCTTCTTGTTTGATTTTAATGAACCGCATAAGATAGATTTGGAGACGTATATGAACCATCATTATAAGTATAATATTCCGATGTCCTCATTTGCTCAGCTTACCGGCCGAAGCCTATCGACTTTTAAAAGGGACTTCGCCAAAATATTCGTTACAACACCCGAAAAATGGTTGCAGCAAAAGCGTTTGGAGCAAGCCTATTACTTAATCTCAAATAAAAAACAACGCCCGTCAGATGTGTATTTAGATGTTGGTTTTGAAAACCTATCACATTTTTCCTTTGCTTTTAAAAAACAATTTGGGCTGACAGCCACCGAATTGGCAGCCCATTAA
- a CDS encoding RNA polymerase sigma-70 factor yields MSDEELLQSFLKGDDFAYKAIYDRYWLLLYNHARHMLKNDEDAKDVIQEVFTDLWEGNNQQLTNFTLPAFLYTVTRNKILNIIKHLKVEAKYAHELQYKSLLATESADDLAITKELTAIIEAGIQSLPPKMREVFLLSRNANKSYKEISSELSISDKTVKKQINNALNVLRGKLSSFFFFF; encoded by the coding sequence ATGAGTGACGAAGAATTGCTTCAATCTTTTTTAAAAGGAGATGACTTTGCTTATAAAGCTATATACGACAGATATTGGCTGTTGCTGTATAACCATGCCCGGCACATGCTTAAAAACGATGAAGATGCAAAAGATGTAATACAAGAAGTATTTACAGATTTATGGGAGGGTAATAATCAGCAGCTCACAAACTTTACATTGCCAGCATTTTTATACACCGTTACCCGCAATAAAATCCTCAACATTATTAAACACTTAAAAGTAGAAGCCAAGTATGCTCATGAACTTCAGTATAAAAGTTTGCTTGCTACCGAAAGTGCTGATGACCTGGCAATAACTAAAGAACTCACGGCTATAATAGAAGCGGGTATCCAGTCTTTGCCGCCTAAGATGCGCGAAGTATTTTTGCTGAGCCGCAATGCCAATAAATCTTACAAAGAGATATCATCAGAGTTGTCCATCTCTGACAAAACGGTTAAAAAACAGATTAACAACGCATTAAATGTACTGCGCGGTAAGCTGTCCTCTTTTTTTTTCTTTTTTTAA
- a CDS encoding FecR domain-containing protein, with protein MNDTDKEVHQLLLKYRQGQCTPEEQQRLFHIYNLTAKSITADNAATDFKAAGDEIWQRLPHTVQSQSTTAKLRHLYMRPVFRWVAASLLLASAGIFMYKQQQPAARFTKVYKKRDLLPGKNAAMLRLSNGKEIFLSDFTGETIAEQNGVRIVKDKTGQLTYEIESSAENAKPGLNTLTTSNGQQYQVKLPDGTLVWLNAGSSLTFPTLFSKNSERVVSLVGEGYFEVATSKNFDGRKNPFIVQTDKQTVKVLGTHFNISSYANENIVKTTLLEGSIALATKTAIPEIALLKPGQQALMNSSNSRVSVKNLDDAEAEVAWKSGLFHFENTQIKEVMKQLARWYNVDVVYKGDIPDAHFTGEMYKSLSASKVLDGLAYTGLHFTIKDNQIIVTQ; from the coding sequence ATGAACGACACTGATAAAGAAGTTCATCAATTGCTTTTAAAATACCGGCAAGGTCAATGCACTCCTGAGGAACAGCAGCGCCTTTTCCATATTTATAATTTAACTGCGAAATCAATTACTGCCGATAACGCTGCAACTGATTTTAAAGCCGCAGGTGATGAAATATGGCAACGGCTGCCCCATACTGTTCAAAGCCAGAGTACTACAGCCAAACTGAGACACCTATATATGCGACCTGTGTTTCGCTGGGTAGCTGCATCTTTGCTTTTGGCATCAGCTGGTATTTTTATGTACAAGCAGCAACAGCCGGCCGCCAGATTTACCAAAGTTTATAAGAAACGTGACTTACTACCTGGAAAGAACGCAGCTATGCTTCGGTTATCAAATGGCAAGGAAATTTTTTTGTCGGATTTTACAGGTGAAACCATTGCCGAACAGAACGGCGTGCGTATTGTAAAAGACAAGACAGGGCAACTAACTTATGAAATTGAGTCGAGTGCAGAAAACGCTAAACCTGGCTTAAATACATTAACAACCAGCAACGGCCAGCAATACCAGGTTAAACTACCCGATGGAACGTTAGTTTGGCTCAATGCTGGATCGTCGCTCACTTTTCCAACGCTTTTCAGTAAAAATAGCGAAAGGGTGGTTTCGCTCGTGGGCGAGGGATATTTTGAGGTAGCAACCAGCAAAAATTTCGATGGTCGTAAAAATCCCTTTATAGTACAAACAGATAAACAAACCGTAAAGGTGCTTGGCACACATTTTAATATTAGCAGCTACGCAAACGAAAATATAGTAAAAACCACCCTATTAGAAGGGTCTATTGCGCTTGCTACAAAAACTGCGATACCAGAAATAGCTTTATTAAAACCGGGACAGCAAGCCCTTATGAATTCAAGTAACAGCCGCGTTTCTGTTAAAAACCTGGATGACGCTGAAGCAGAGGTTGCCTGGAAGTCAGGATTGTTTCACTTCGAAAACACTCAAATTAAAGAAGTAATGAAACAGTTAGCACGCTGGTATAATGTCGATGTAGTATATAAAGGCGATATCCCTGATGCTCATTTTACAGGCGAAATGTATAAAAGTTTATCCGCATCAAAGGTATTGGATGGACTGGCCTACACAGGCTTGCATTTCACGATAAAAGACAACCAAATTATTGTAACCCAATAA